Proteins encoded together in one Fibrobacter sp. UWEL window:
- a CDS encoding HAD family hydrolase, producing the protein MKFTNYIFDLGGVILDINMQKALDGFKALGVPEEELRFDAGETAKIMQNYQLGKLTTEQFCDAIIARCKPNAANPMNHGDCQTKPTRQQVADAWNSICLNIPQRKIDALCAIKKQANVFLLSNTNDLHWKYCLDHWFNVGVGAHGPNNVNDCFHHTFLSQELHLEKPNPEIYIRSFQKIFTLTASDLPNAQNTVFLDDNKANIYAAASCGISTIHVTPDYDWVAELR; encoded by the coding sequence ATGAAGTTCACAAACTACATCTTCGACTTAGGCGGTGTCATTCTGGACATCAACATGCAGAAAGCTCTGGATGGATTTAAGGCACTGGGAGTTCCTGAAGAAGAACTGCGATTTGACGCTGGTGAAACAGCAAAGATTATGCAGAACTATCAACTTGGAAAATTGACCACTGAACAGTTCTGCGACGCCATTATTGCAAGATGCAAACCCAACGCAGCCAACCCAATGAATCATGGGGATTGTCAGACGAAGCCGACTCGTCAGCAAGTCGCTGACGCCTGGAATTCCATTTGTTTAAATATTCCCCAGCGAAAGATTGACGCCCTCTGTGCCATAAAAAAACAGGCTAATGTATTCCTATTGAGCAACACCAATGACCTTCACTGGAAATATTGCTTGGACCATTGGTTTAATGTTGGCGTAGGAGCCCATGGCCCCAACAATGTGAACGATTGCTTCCATCACACTTTCCTCAGTCAGGAATTGCACCTGGAAAAGCCCAATCCGGAAATTTACATCCGTTCATTCCAGAAGATTTTCACTTTGACAGCAAGCGATCTTCCCAACGCCCAAAACACAGTTTTCCTGGACGACAACAAGGCTAATATTTATGCAGCAGCATCCTGCGGGATCAGCACCATTCATGTTACCCCCGATTATGACTGGGTGGCCGAGCTGCGATGA
- the gatA gene encoding Asp-tRNA(Asn)/Glu-tRNA(Gln) amidotransferase subunit GatA: MITIDELQAQLASGATTSVKLTEEALAKVDATKNLNAYISVLNERALAKAAESDKRRAEGKTLGALDGIPVAIKDNMCLEGTRTTAASKILENFVAPYTATAVEKLEAAGAIIIGKTNMDEFAMGSSNETSYFGPVKNPLDETRVPGGSSGGSAVAVASGTVSCALGSDTGGSIRQPAACTGVVGLKPTYGRVSRYGLLAYASSLDQIGPFGSTVKDAALLLNAIVGVDAHDNTTSTRPAEDFTAKLDAGVKGKVIGVPKEYFAEGLDPECKAAIEAMLKKLEAEGATIKEVSLPNIGNAVSSYYIIATAEASSNLSRYDGVRYGYRSKDARKLIDLYSMSRSEAFGKEVQRRILLGSYVLSAGFYDAYYVQAQKVRRLITDDFNKAFEECDVIASPTMPGLPLKCGMNESDPMAVYLSDIYTVSLNLAGLPGVSVPCGKAGGLPVGLQWIGKPFQEADLLSVAAATEKLNK; this comes from the coding sequence ATGATTACTATCGACGAATTGCAAGCTCAGCTGGCTAGCGGAGCCACCACTTCTGTGAAGCTCACTGAAGAAGCTCTCGCTAAGGTTGATGCAACTAAGAATTTAAACGCATATATTTCCGTTCTGAATGAACGCGCCCTTGCAAAGGCCGCTGAATCCGACAAGCGTCGTGCAGAAGGCAAGACTCTGGGCGCCTTGGACGGCATTCCCGTGGCCATCAAGGACAACATGTGCCTTGAAGGAACTCGCACTACCGCAGCCTCCAAGATTCTGGAAAACTTTGTGGCTCCCTACACCGCTACCGCAGTCGAAAAGCTGGAAGCAGCAGGCGCCATCATCATCGGTAAGACCAACATGGACGAATTCGCCATGGGTTCTTCCAATGAAACTTCTTATTTCGGCCCCGTAAAGAATCCTCTGGACGAAACCCGCGTGCCGGGTGGTTCCTCCGGTGGTTCCGCAGTTGCAGTTGCCAGCGGCACTGTTTCCTGCGCTCTGGGTTCTGACACTGGTGGATCTATCCGTCAGCCGGCAGCCTGCACTGGCGTTGTTGGCCTGAAGCCCACCTATGGTCGCGTTTCCCGTTACGGCCTGTTGGCTTACGCTAGCTCCCTGGACCAGATTGGCCCCTTCGGTTCTACCGTTAAGGATGCAGCCCTCTTGCTGAACGCAATCGTCGGCGTTGACGCTCACGATAACACCACCAGCACCCGCCCTGCAGAAGACTTTACCGCCAAGCTGGACGCTGGCGTTAAGGGCAAGGTCATCGGTGTTCCTAAGGAATACTTCGCCGAAGGTCTGGACCCGGAATGCAAGGCTGCTATCGAAGCCATGCTGAAGAAGTTGGAAGCAGAAGGCGCAACCATCAAGGAAGTGAGCCTCCCCAACATCGGTAACGCAGTCTCCAGCTACTACATCATTGCAACTGCAGAAGCAAGTTCCAACCTGAGCCGCTACGATGGCGTTCGCTACGGTTACCGCAGCAAGGATGCCCGCAAGCTTATCGACCTGTACTCCATGAGCCGCAGCGAAGCCTTCGGTAAGGAAGTCCAGCGCCGCATTCTCTTGGGTAGCTACGTTCTCTCTGCAGGTTTCTACGACGCTTACTACGTCCAGGCCCAGAAGGTTCGCCGCCTCATTACTGACGACTTCAACAAGGCATTCGAAGAATGCGACGTAATCGCCAGCCCCACTATGCCGGGTCTCCCCCTGAAGTGCGGCATGAACGAAAGCGATCCCATGGCAGTTTACCTGAGCGACATCTACACCGTTAGCTTGAACCTGGCTGGTCTCCCCGGCGTTAGCGTTCCTTGCGGCAAGGCCGGCGGCCTGCCCGTTGGCCTCCAGTGGATTGGCAAGCCCTTCCAGGAAGCCGACCTGCTCTCCGTCGCAGCTGCAACCGAGAAGTTGAACAAGTAA
- a CDS encoding DUF4321 domain-containing protein, producing MNRKNTFARLVLFIVLGLIIGGVLGECLGVLFGQLGELMNAGGYNNIVHNVFVSSFPFNIGFPDKPEPVVLDLYMIKLAFGFSFKINFASVIGMVVGIYIMKWSGER from the coding sequence ATGAATAGAAAGAACACATTTGCACGTCTTGTGCTTTTTATTGTCCTGGGCCTGATTATCGGTGGCGTACTTGGCGAATGCCTGGGCGTGCTGTTCGGTCAGCTGGGTGAATTGATGAATGCGGGCGGTTACAACAACATCGTTCATAACGTCTTTGTATCCTCCTTCCCCTTCAATATCGGTTTTCCCGACAAGCCGGAACCCGTGGTTCTGGACTTGTACATGATTAAACTGGCCTTTGGTTTCAGTTTCAAGATTAACTTTGCCAGCGTCATCGGCATGGTTGTCGGCATTTATATTATGAAATGGTCCGGAGAAAGGTAA
- the ung gene encoding uracil-DNA glycosylase: MTVKLEESWLNLLADQFEQPYFHQIKDTLVKEKAAGQVIYPPGSKIFAALDFCPVEKVKAVIIGQDPYHNPGQAHGLCFSVPMGIEPPPSLINIFKELHDDLGLNPPPHGNLESWAQQGILLLNASLTVRAHQAASHAGIGWQQFTDTIIKRLSETRENLVFLLWGSFAIKKQELVAPNRGHLILTAPHPSPLSAYRGFFGCKHFSKANAYLESKGLETIDWSIK, from the coding sequence ATGACCGTAAAACTTGAAGAATCCTGGCTGAACCTGCTAGCAGACCAGTTCGAACAGCCCTACTTCCATCAGATCAAGGACACGCTGGTAAAGGAAAAAGCCGCAGGACAAGTGATTTATCCTCCTGGTTCCAAGATTTTCGCCGCACTGGACTTCTGCCCGGTGGAAAAGGTAAAAGCGGTCATTATCGGGCAAGACCCCTACCATAATCCGGGACAGGCCCACGGGCTTTGCTTTTCCGTCCCTATGGGGATTGAGCCTCCGCCTTCCCTCATTAACATCTTTAAGGAACTGCACGATGACCTGGGGTTGAATCCCCCTCCCCACGGCAACCTGGAATCCTGGGCCCAGCAGGGAATTTTACTGCTGAACGCCTCCCTCACGGTACGCGCCCACCAGGCAGCCAGCCATGCGGGAATCGGTTGGCAGCAGTTTACAGATACCATCATCAAGCGCCTTTCCGAGACGAGGGAAAACTTGGTATTCCTGTTATGGGGTAGCTTTGCCATAAAAAAACAGGAGCTTGTAGCTCCCAATCGGGGTCATCTCATTCTAACCGCCCCTCACCCCAGCCCCCTTTCCGCTTACCGTGGTTTCTTTGGTTGTAAACACTTCAGCAAGGCCAACGCCTACCTAGAAAGTAAAGGTCTGGAAACAATTGACTGGAGCATTAAGTAA
- a CDS encoding glycosyl hydrolase 53 family protein, giving the protein MGNFKGIKRASAFGLMVTAMVAISACSDSDSGTGSTYECQTPGGCDDPGYILTSSSSSVYDIVPESSSNVIPDSDRGSSSLEPSRSSSSHVVPGSDQGSSSVELPEVSSSSVVFDSAFFGGIEPRSSSSHVIPSSSSHVIPDHDRGSSGMEPPRSSSSHVIPDHDRGSSSVEPPPSSSSAPALPQYAKILGVDISQMQEFEAKGTRVLDTDGTPKDVFELFRDHGFNYIRLKTFVGPKSKYGYAAGSCDQGAGTFGSNSEAFGDKDHVIAYAKRAKAAGMKLLLDFHYSDNWADPGKQIIPERWRKISSSDVLADSVYAYTKDVLIALKNAGALPEMVQVGNEITNGLLRDVPNGSTDCWGNNVDLANSSVSGVMSNATGIANTAKYLAAGSRAVKEISSSIKTVFHIESPHKTSTVEWWMKSIIQNSKVTPDVMAFSAYTAYEHGNPDSWKTLMTNLGKTYTSLEFLIAEYNGAQTKDSYSFDGSRAKTQKVMEQVPRGLGAFIWEPERSGAWGTSMFDWVGNDLKANQRAFDEYKVLF; this is encoded by the coding sequence ATGGGAAATTTTAAGGGAATAAAAAGGGCTTCGGCCTTCGGGTTGATGGTGACTGCCATGGTTGCCATTTCTGCATGTAGTGACTCCGATTCTGGAACTGGTTCAACATACGAATGTCAAACGCCTGGTGGGTGCGATGATCCTGGCTACATTTTGACCTCGTCATCTTCCAGTGTTTATGACATTGTCCCGGAATCTTCTTCTAATGTCATCCCCGACTCCGATCGGGGATCTAGCAGCTTGGAACCATCCCGTAGTTCTTCGTCTCATGTCGTCCCCGGCTCCGATCAGGGATCTAGCAGTGTGGAACTACCGGAAGTTTCGTCTTCCAGCGTGGTGTTTGATTCCGCTTTCTTTGGCGGTATTGAACCTCGCAGTTCCTCCTCTCATGTTATCCCCAGTTCCTCCTCTCATGTCATCCCCGACCACGATCGGGGATCTAGCGGCATGGAACCGCCTCGCAGTTCCTCTTCCCATGTCATCCCTGACCACGATCGGGGATCTAGCAGTGTGGAACCGCCGCCTAGTTCTTCGTCGGCACCGGCCCTCCCTCAGTATGCAAAGATTTTGGGAGTAGACATTTCCCAGATGCAGGAATTTGAAGCCAAGGGAACCCGCGTCTTGGATACGGATGGAACTCCCAAGGACGTTTTTGAACTGTTCCGCGATCATGGCTTCAACTATATTCGCTTAAAGACTTTTGTGGGTCCCAAGTCAAAGTACGGCTACGCTGCAGGTAGCTGTGACCAGGGGGCTGGAACCTTTGGTAGCAACTCCGAAGCCTTTGGTGACAAGGATCATGTGATTGCCTATGCCAAGCGTGCCAAGGCTGCGGGTATGAAGTTGTTGCTGGATTTCCATTATAGTGATAACTGGGCGGATCCGGGCAAGCAGATTATTCCCGAACGCTGGCGCAAGATCTCCAGTTCCGATGTGCTGGCGGATTCCGTTTATGCTTATACCAAGGACGTGTTGATCGCATTGAAAAATGCTGGTGCCCTGCCCGAAATGGTCCAGGTGGGTAATGAAATTACAAACGGCTTGCTTCGCGACGTGCCTAATGGATCCACCGACTGCTGGGGCAACAATGTGGACTTGGCCAACAGTTCCGTCAGCGGCGTCATGAGTAACGCCACGGGTATTGCCAATACAGCCAAGTATCTGGCTGCAGGCTCCCGCGCCGTGAAGGAAATCTCCAGCAGTATTAAGACAGTGTTCCATATCGAAAGTCCTCACAAGACTTCTACGGTGGAGTGGTGGATGAAATCCATTATCCAGAATTCCAAGGTTACTCCGGATGTAATGGCGTTCTCCGCCTATACAGCTTATGAGCACGGCAATCCTGATTCCTGGAAGACCCTCATGACTAATTTGGGGAAAACCTACACCAGTCTGGAATTTCTCATTGCGGAATACAATGGCGCTCAGACCAAGGATAGCTATAGCTTTGACGGATCCCGCGCTAAGACCCAGAAGGTTATGGAACAGGTCCCTCGTGGATTGGGTGCGTTCATCTGGGAGCCGGAACGTTCCGGAGCCTGGGGCACTTCCATGTTTGACTGGGTCGGGAACGATTTGAAGGCAAACCAGAGGGCCTTTGACGAGTACAAGGTGCTATTCTAG
- a CDS encoding chorismate mutase gives MKIDDWRIRIDELNEELIALLNKRATFATEIGKIKKELGLPVLDQAREDAVLEKVGSMTKGPLSSDSIKEIFRTIMAETRKVED, from the coding sequence ATGAAGATTGATGATTGGCGCATTCGTATTGATGAATTGAACGAGGAACTGATTGCCCTCCTGAACAAGAGGGCTACTTTTGCTACCGAAATTGGCAAGATCAAGAAAGAATTGGGCTTGCCGGTTTTGGATCAGGCCCGCGAGGACGCTGTGCTTGAAAAAGTAGGCTCCATGACCAAGGGCCCTCTTTCCTCCGATTCCATCAAGGAAATTTTCCGCACCATCATGGCTGAAACTCGAAAGGTGGAGGATTAA
- a CDS encoding prephenate dehydrogenase/arogenate dehydrogenase family protein, translating to MERITLVGFGLLASSVASAIKQANLPVKIRAVSSPSTLERARQMNLADEFFGYDQTAEWVKDTDVILLCSPILHILKTLDDLSKLPSEILQACSKKILVSDIGSTKVEICKAGTKLPAPFVFVGSHPMAGSEKRTLEYNDPSIFENAYWFVCPPDGTKEEDYKPLLQLIDFVGAHSVVFPPEHHDRTMAWVSHMPQMLSSTLAANIPERLLNYNYQHYAGRAFRDMTRIAASGWNMWHDIAVTNRGETVRALREVREGLDETIAAMDRLQVVNEGKPAENDCSENLEKVFKAGNDGRASLFAPGRNAASSFSEVTVPLKDQPGALLAVLKPLAEAGLNVRDIELMKVRENVAGTLLLAFKTPEEARRAIQILAVLDYDVKDR from the coding sequence ATGGAACGCATCACGCTGGTTGGCTTTGGCCTTTTGGCAAGTTCCGTAGCATCCGCAATTAAGCAGGCGAACCTGCCTGTGAAAATCCGTGCGGTTAGTTCCCCTTCGACTCTGGAACGTGCCCGTCAGATGAACTTGGCGGACGAATTCTTCGGTTATGACCAGACCGCCGAATGGGTGAAGGACACGGACGTCATCTTGCTGTGCAGTCCTATCCTGCACATCTTAAAAACACTGGACGATCTTTCCAAGCTGCCCTCCGAAATCCTGCAGGCTTGTTCCAAGAAAATTCTGGTCAGCGATATTGGTAGTACCAAGGTGGAAATCTGCAAGGCAGGGACAAAACTGCCTGCGCCTTTCGTGTTTGTGGGTAGCCATCCTATGGCTGGTTCCGAAAAGCGGACCCTGGAATACAACGACCCCTCCATTTTTGAAAATGCTTACTGGTTTGTGTGCCCTCCTGACGGAACGAAGGAAGAAGACTACAAACCCTTATTGCAGTTGATTGACTTTGTTGGCGCCCATTCTGTGGTGTTCCCGCCGGAACATCATGATCGCACCATGGCATGGGTGAGCCATATGCCTCAGATGTTGAGCTCCACTCTGGCTGCCAACATCCCGGAGCGTCTGCTGAATTACAACTACCAGCATTATGCGGGCCGCGCCTTCCGCGATATGACTCGTATTGCCGCTTCCGGCTGGAATATGTGGCATGATATTGCGGTGACTAACCGTGGTGAAACCGTCCGCGCCCTCCGTGAAGTCCGTGAAGGTCTGGACGAGACCATCGCCGCCATGGACCGCCTCCAGGTGGTGAACGAAGGTAAGCCTGCTGAAAATGACTGCTCCGAAAATCTGGAAAAGGTTTTCAAGGCAGGAAATGACGGTCGAGCTAGTCTCTTTGCTCCGGGCCGTAATGCTGCCTCTTCCTTCTCCGAAGTGACGGTCCCCCTGAAGGATCAGCCGGGCGCCCTGCTTGCTGTGTTGAAACCCCTTGCAGAAGCGGGTCTCAATGTCCGTGATATTGAATTGATGAAGGTTCGTGAAAATGTGGCCGGCACCCTGTTGCTTGCCTTCAAGACGCCCGAGGAAGCCCGCCGTGCTATTCAAATCCTCGCTGTACTTGATTACGATGTAAAGGATCGCTAA